TGGGCGAGATGCGTAGCCGCACCCGGATTCGGCAACCGGGCGGGCGAGTCGCCAACGAAACGCCCGAATCTCCGACATCCGTCCACACTTCGAGCCGATCCGGCGCAGGTCTGCCGTCCTCCGCCCGGAGACGAGCGAGGGTTACCCGCGCCCGCCCGCCTCGTGTATCCACGCCAACGATGTCGCCCTCGACGACACGCTCTTCGATCGACACAGGACGATCTCGCTCCGCGGACCGAAGCGCCGAGCCCAGGGAAAGAAGCCCGGCCACCACGCCGATCAGCCCAATCGCCAACCAGAGACCCGGCCGCCCTCGAAAGGCGGCAGCAACCGCGACATGAAGCCCCAGCGTGAAGCCTACGCCAAGGGGAAATCCGCTGTCAGCGAGAATCAGCCCAGTAGCGTATCCGGCGAGCCAGAGCGAAAGGAACGGCACGCGCTCGGTCTCCCCGGGACCGGGGAGCCCTAGCCTAGCGAGTCCGTCGCCTAGTGGAGCGTCCGGTCCTTCGGATCGGATTGCGTCCGCATTCGAACGACGTAGGCCGCAAGAATTTCGAGCGCTTCATCG
This sequence is a window from bacterium. Protein-coding genes within it:
- a CDS encoding DUF4131 domain-containing protein; the protein is MPFLSLWLAGYATGLILADSGFPLGVGFTLGLHVAVAAAFRGRPGLWLAIGLIGVVAGLLSLGSALRSAERDRPVSIEERVVEGDIVGVDTRGGRARVTLARLRAEDGRPAPDRLEVWTDVGDSGVSLATRPPGCRIRVRLRISPIASSSNPGIPDPAKHARRRGLGARGNLVDPRLHVP